The Chiroxiphia lanceolata isolate bChiLan1 chromosome 4, bChiLan1.pri, whole genome shotgun sequence genome contains a region encoding:
- the LOC116786465 gene encoding uncharacterized protein LOC116786465, translating to MQGCLVTRDHCDMAVSPPGRGGIEGALGCPVPGEQLPQEAASPLGALARLCQRIPKTDMEKVCENANSQLCEESLETRHQVNNTQQHAAPEESLGQASSLPGDRLPPLPGQQSLQGTRSHPTTMPSKMEPPQGLERSRQARPKLRASCGKANLPWQQDSLEEKELPQQEGQDHLASLIWLDGRARQRNPKLDVGKPEVTGLEGLEAISTQQKVLEWLEAHFPTETWALATKGQDWDYTTDNRLSRGLRQEDLEHPGSPAPPGPNNTEDEPAMYQSPALPQWGQAWPSRPREQHPGQAGTATTTITGYALPILPWEEPMAPALQAGAYLLPTQPLGHGAPSPTATHGPAQQHQRSLFGRVLRAVRRLFLGTCVPPEQEQQRQVARARKVPGGDRAEPQQRLAESAAQGGTRAMAAGTAPQALGCCPKRTLPDWAYPVIPVTSL from the exons ATGCAGGGCTGCCTTGTGACCAGAGACCACTGTGACATGGCAGTGAGCCCCCCTGGCCGTGGGGGGATTGAAGGAGCCCTGGGCTGCCCAGtgccaggagagcagctccCGCAGGAGGCAGCATCTCCCCTGGGTGCTTTGGCACGTCTGTGCCAGAGGATTCCAAAGACAGACATGGAGAAGGTTTGCGAGAATGCAAATTCCCAGCTGTGTGAGGAGAGCCTGGAGACAAGGCACCAA GTGAACAACACCCAGCAACATGCAGCGCCTGAGGAGAGCCTGGGCCAGGCCTCGtccctccctggggacaggctgcCACCACTCCCTGGCCAACAGAGCTTGCAGGGCACCAGGAGCCATCCAACCACTATGCCCAGCAAGATGGAGCCTCCGCAGGGGTTAGAGAGGAGCCGCCAGGCCCGCCCCAAGCTCAGGGCTTCATGTGGCAAAGCCAACCTGCCATGGCAGCAGGacagcctggaggagaaggagctcCCACAGCAGGAGGGCCAGGACCATCTTGCCTCCCTGATATGGCTTgatggcagagccaggcag AGAAACCCAAAGTTGGACGTTGGGAAGCCAGAGGTCACAggcctggaggggctggaggccaTCTCAACCCAGCAGAAGGTGTTGGAGTGGCTTGAAGCCCATTTCCCCACTGAGACCTGGGCCTTGGCCACGAAGGGGCAGGACTGGGACTACACCACTGACAACAGGCTGTCCCGTGGGCTGCGGCAAGAGGACCTCGAACATCCAGGGTCTCCAGCTCCACCTGGTCCCAACAACACCGAGGATGAGCCAGCCATGTACCAAAGTCCAGCGCTGCCCCAGTGGGGGCAGGCCTGGCCCAGCCGTCCCAGAGAGCAGCATCCAGGCCAGGCCGGCACTGCCACAACCACCATCACTGGTTATGCACTGCCCATTCTTCCCTGGGAAGAGCCCATGGCACCGGCGCTGCAGGCAGGAGCTTACCTGTTGCCCACACAGCCCCTTGGCCATGGAGCTCCTTCTCCCACAGCTACTCACGGCCCGGCACAACAGCACCAACGCTCCCTGTTTGGGAGGGTGCTGAGGGCTGTGCGCAGGCTGTTCCTTGGAACCTGTGTGCcaccagagcaggagcagcagcgcCAGGTTGCCAGAGCCAGGAAGGTGCCTGGAGGTGACCGTGCTGAGCCTCAGCAGCGTCTGGCTGAGAGCGCGGCACAGGGAGGCACCCGAGCCATGGCTGCAGGGACAGCGCCTCAGGCATTGGGCTGCTGCCCCAAGCGCACCCTGCCGGACTGGGCTTACCCAGTGATTCCTGTGACCAGCCTATGA
- the CDS1 gene encoding phosphatidate cytidylyltransferase 1 translates to MSARRRRRAAAQEEEEEKEQEEEEEEEAGSDKEVDVEERLCELDLRSDSDVPDVPPPTDSTPEILKRALSGLSARWKNWWIRGILSLAMISGFFLIIYLGSFMLMLLVLSIQVKCYHEIITIGYRVYHSYDLPWFRSLSWYFLLCVNYFFYGETVADYFATFVQRREQLQFLIRYHRFISFALYLTGFCMFVLSLVKKHYRLQFYMFAWTHVTLLITVTQSHLVIQNLFEGMIWFLVPISSVICNDITAYIFGFFFGRTPLIKLSPKKTWEGFIGGFFSTVVFGFIFSYFLAQHQYFVCPVEYNSETNRFVTECEPSELFQMKKYSVPPLLQAVLGWETVNMYPFQMHSFALSIFASLIGPFGGFFASGFKRAFKIKDFADTIPGHGGIMDRFDCQYLMATFVHVYITSFIRGPNPSKLLKQLLILQPEQQLSVYRTLKSHLVEKGILQPSLRG, encoded by the exons ATGTCGGCGCGGCGGCGGAGGAGGGCGGCtgcccaggaggaggaggaggagaaggagcaggaggaggaggaggaggaggaggcgggtAGCGACAAG gAAGTGGATGTGGAAGAAAGACTTTGTGAGTTGGATCTTAGAAGTGATTCAGATGTTCCTGATGTTCCTCCACCAACAGACAGCACACCAGAAATCCTCAAGAGAGCTTTGTCAGGCTTATCTGCCAG atggAAAAATTGGTGGATTCGTGGAATTCTCAGTCTAGCTatgatttctggtttttttctgatcataTACCTGGGATCATTTATGCTGATGCTTCTG GTCTTAAGCATCCAAGTGAAGTGTTATCATGAAATCATTACTATTGGTTACAGAGTCTACCACTCCTATGACTTACCATGGTTTAGATCCCTCAGCTG GTACTTTTTGCTGTGTGTGAACTACTTCTTTTATGGAGAGACTGTAGCTGATTACTTCGCTACATTTGTGCAAAGAAGAGAACAGCTACAATTCCTCATTCGTTACCACAGGTTTATATCTTTTGCACTGTATTTAACAG GATTCTGCATGTTTGTTTTGAGTTTAGTGAAGAAACATTATCGTCTGCAGTTTTACATG TTCGCATGGACTCATGTCACTTTGCTGATCACTGTAACTCAATCTCATCTTGTCATCCAAAATCTCTTTGAAGGCATGATCTG GTTTCTGGTTCCAATTTCAAGTGTTATCTGCAATGATATTACTGCTTACATTTTTGGGTTCTTCTTTGGCAGAACTCCATTAATTAAG CTGTCTCCCAAGAAGACCTGGGAAGGGTTCATTGGAGGCTTCTTTTCCACTGTTGTATTTGGATTTATT ttttcctattttttgGCTCAGCATCAGTACTTTGTCTGCCCCGTGGAATATAACAGTGAAACCAACAGATTTGTGACAGAGTGTGAACCTTCAGAGCTGTTTCAAATGAAGAAGTACTCTGTGCCACCATTGCTTCAGGCTGTGTTGGGATGg gaAACAGTGAATATGTACCCATTTCAGATGCACAGCTTTGCACTGTCAATATTTGCCTCATTAATTGGGCCATTTGGAGGATTCTTTGCCAGTGGATTTAAAAGAGCTTTCAAAATCAAG GATTTTGCAGACACAATCCCTGGGCATGGTGGGATAATGGATCGCTTTGATTGTCAGTACTTGATGGCCACTTTTGTTCATGTCTATATCACCAGTTTCATAAG GGGTCCAAATCCCAGCAAATTACTGAAACAGCTGTTGATACTTCAGCCTGAGCAACAATTAAGTGTATATAGAACCCTGAAATCTCACCTCGTTGAAAAAGGGATTCTTCAGCCATCTCTGAGAGGGTAG